The sequence below is a genomic window from Microbacterium sp. SORGH_AS_0888.
CGAGCGGGTCGGACGTCTCCGGCACGTGGGCGGCCCGCGTGAGCGAGCCATATCGTGTGGGGACCCCCTCGCGGGCCACGAGGTCCTTGTCGGCCGTCGGCAGCCCCCACAGCGCCGCGTCGGAGCGCGCCGCCGCCGGGGTGGTGGCGTCGAGCGTCTCGGCACGGTCCAGCGCCGCCTCCGCGGTGACCTCCACGAAGGCCCCGAGCTCGCCGTCCCGTCGTGAGATGCGGTCGAGGAAATGCGCCACGGCCTCCTGCGGCGACACCTGGCCGGAGCGGAGCGCGGCTCGCAGCTCGACGGCGCTGCGCTCGTGCAGCACCGTCAGATGCTGTACTCGGGAGCCATCAGCAGCGCCCGCGTGTCCTCGCCGAGCCGACGCGCCCGCGCCTTGGCGGGGATCCCGACGAGCACGCTGTCCTCCGGGGCGTCGCGCGTCACGACGGCGTTGGCGCCCACGGCCGAGCCCGCGCCGATCACGACGGGCCCGAGCACCTTCGCGCCCGCCCCGACGACGACGCCGTCGCCGAGCGTGGGATGCCGCTTCCCGCTGTCGCGGGTCCGTCCCCCGAGCGTGACGCCGTGGTACAGCATGACGTCGTCGCCGATCTCCGCCGTCTCGCCGATCACGACGCCCATGCCGTGGTCGATGAAGAAGCGCCGGCCGATCGTGGCGCCCGGGTGGATCTCGATGCCCGTGAGCCAGCGCGTCAGCTGCGATCCCGCGCGCGCGAGGAACCGCATCCGGCGCTGCCACAGCACGTGCCACAGCCGATAGGCCCAGATGGCGTGCAGGCCCGAGTACAGAAGCGCGATCTCCATGCCTCCGCGCGCGGCGGGGTCGCGGAGCTTCGCGGCGGAGATGTCCTCGCGCAGACGTGAGACGGCGCTCATCTCAGTTCTCGCGGAGGTCCTCATAGAGGGCCGTGGAGAGGTACCGCTCGCCGGCCGAGGGGATGATGACGACGATGTTCTTGCCGGCCGCCTCCGGGCGGGCGCCGATCTGCAGGGCCGCCCAGATCGCGGCGCCGCTGGACATGCCGACCAGGATCCCGTCGCGCGCGGCGGTCTCGCGGGCGACGCGGATGGCGTCGTCGAACTCGACGTCGACGACCTCGTCGATGATGTCGCGGTTGAGGACCTCGGGGACGAAGTTCGGCCCGATGCCCTGGATCTTGTGCGGACCGGGGTGTCCCTTGGTGAGCAGCGGGGAGTCGGCGGGCTCGACCGCCACGATCTTCACGCCCGGCACGCGCTCCTTCAGGACCTCGCCGACGCCCGTGATCGTGCCGCCCGTGCCGATTCCGGCGATGAAGTAGTCGACCTTGCCGTCGGTGTCGCGGAGGATCTCCTCCGCGGTCGTGCGCCGGTGGATCGCCGGGTTCGCCTCGTTCTCGAACTGGCGGGCCCAGACGGCGCCGGGGGTCTCCGCGACGATGCGCTTGGCCTCGTCGACCGCGAGCGTCATGCCCTTGGTGGGGTCGGTCAGCACCAGCTCCGCGCCGAAGGCCTTGAGGAGGATGCGGCGCTCCTTGGACATCGACGCCGGCATCGTGAGGATCACCCGGTAGCCGCGTGCGGCCCCGACCATCGCCAGCGCGATGCCGGTGTTGCCGCTGGTCGACTCGACGATCGTGCCGCCGGGCTGCAGCTCGCCCGATGCCTCGGCCGCGTCGACGATGGCGATGCCGAGGCGGTCCTTGACCGAGGACGCGGGGTTGTAGAACTCGAGCTTGGCCAGGACCTGGGCGTCGATGCCCTCCGTGACGTTGTTGAGCCGGACGAGCGGGGTGTCGCCGAAGGCGGACGTGATGTCGGGATGGATGCCGGGCATTGCTGGACCTTTCGCGAGATGGTGCGATCTGAGCGCACAACAAGACTAGGCGCGCGACTCTTCCCGCCGTCGAATATGACGCCGGCGATAGGGTGGTGTCTCGTGCCCGATCCCGCCGAGACCGCCCCCGAGGCGGCCGCCGTCCCCCTGCGAGCGCTCGTGGCGGATGCCGTGGCCGTCCTGGCGCGCGCCGGGGTGCCCGATCCGCAGGTCGACGCCGAGCTCCTGCTCGCCCACGTCCGCGGCACGTCGCGGGGCGAGGTGCAGGCCGCGGCCGTGCGCGGGGACGCGGCCGAGGGGGGCGTCCCCGCCGCGTTCGCGGCGCTGGTGGAGCGGCGCGCGGCGCGTGAGCCGCTCCAGCACCTGACCGGTCGCGCTCCCTTCCGCCACTTGGAGCTGCGCGTCGGACCCGGGGTCTTCGTCCCGCGGCCCGAGACCGAGATGGTCGCCCAGCTCGCGATCGACGCGCTCACCGCCGCGGCGTCGCCGTCGCCGATCGCGGTCGACCTCGGCACGGGATCCGGTGCGATCGCCCTCGCCCTCGCGACCGAGGTGCCCCATGCGCGGGTGCACGCCGCGGAGAACTCGGTGGACGCCTTCATCTGGGCACGGGAGAACTTCGACGCGGTGGGCCCGCCCCAGGCGCGACTCGCGTTCGTGGACCTCGCGGACGCGTTCGGCGAGCTGGACGGACAGGTCTCGGTGGTCGTGTCCAACCCGCCCTATGTGCCGGATGCGGCGATCCCGCGGGATCCGGAGGTCCGCCGCTACGACCCGCCTCGAGCCCTCTACGGCGGCGAGGACGGGCTGGATGTCGTCCGCGTCCTCAGCCGTGTCGGGATGCGTCTGCTGCACCCCGGCGGGATGCTCGTGATCGAGCACGCCGAGGTGCAGGGCGACGCCGTGCGGGAGCTGCTCGCCGCGGACGGCTGGCGCGCCGCCGCGACGCATCGCGACCTCACGCTCCGCGATCGTGCGACCACGGCGTTGCGGCCCTGACACGTAGACTGGGCGCGTCATGTCCTCCCATTTCGACTGCCGGGACGAGTCCCAGCTCCTCGCCGGCATGCGTCAGGCGCGCGCCGCCATCGGCCGCGGCGAGCTGATCGTCATGCCGACCGACACCGTCTACGGCGTCGCCGCCGACGCCTTCAGCCCCGCCGCGGTGCAACGGCTGCTCGATGCGAAGGGCCGCGGGCGGCAGTCCCCGCCCCCCGTGCTCGTGTCCGGGCTGAACACCGTGCGCGCTCTTGTGACCGAGGTGCCCGAGCCGATCGAGCAGCTGCTGGCCGCCCATTGGCCCGGCGGCCTGACGGTCGTCCTCCCGGCTCAGCCCTCGCTCGCGTGGGACCTCGGCGACACCGGGGGCACGGTGGCGGTGCGGATGCCCGCCCACCGGCTGGCCCTCGAGCTGCTCGAGGAGACCGGACCGCTCGCCGTCTCCAGTGCGAACCTCACGGGTCAGGCCGCGGCGGTCGACGTCTCGCAGGCGATGCGGAT
It includes:
- the epsC gene encoding serine O-acetyltransferase EpsC, whose product is MSAVSRLREDISAAKLRDPAARGGMEIALLYSGLHAIWAYRLWHVLWQRRMRFLARAGSQLTRWLTGIEIHPGATIGRRFFIDHGMGVVIGETAEIGDDVMLYHGVTLGGRTRDSGKRHPTLGDGVVVGAGAKVLGPVVIGAGSAVGANAVVTRDAPEDSVLVGIPAKARARRLGEDTRALLMAPEYSI
- the cysK gene encoding cysteine synthase A — protein: MPGIHPDITSAFGDTPLVRLNNVTEGIDAQVLAKLEFYNPASSVKDRLGIAIVDAAEASGELQPGGTIVESTSGNTGIALAMVGAARGYRVILTMPASMSKERRILLKAFGAELVLTDPTKGMTLAVDEAKRIVAETPGAVWARQFENEANPAIHRRTTAEEILRDTDGKVDYFIAGIGTGGTITGVGEVLKERVPGVKIVAVEPADSPLLTKGHPGPHKIQGIGPNFVPEVLNRDIIDEVVDVEFDDAIRVARETAARDGILVGMSSGAAIWAALQIGARPEAAGKNIVVIIPSAGERYLSTALYEDLREN
- the prmC gene encoding peptide chain release factor N(5)-glutamine methyltransferase translates to MTPAIGWCLVPDPAETAPEAAAVPLRALVADAVAVLARAGVPDPQVDAELLLAHVRGTSRGEVQAAAVRGDAAEGGVPAAFAALVERRAAREPLQHLTGRAPFRHLELRVGPGVFVPRPETEMVAQLAIDALTAAASPSPIAVDLGTGSGAIALALATEVPHARVHAAENSVDAFIWARENFDAVGPPQARLAFVDLADAFGELDGQVSVVVSNPPYVPDAAIPRDPEVRRYDPPRALYGGEDGLDVVRVLSRVGMRLLHPGGMLVIEHAEVQGDAVRELLAADGWRAAATHRDLTLRDRATTALRP
- a CDS encoding L-threonylcarbamoyladenylate synthase, yielding MSSHFDCRDESQLLAGMRQARAAIGRGELIVMPTDTVYGVAADAFSPAAVQRLLDAKGRGRQSPPPVLVSGLNTVRALVTEVPEPIEQLLAAHWPGGLTVVLPAQPSLAWDLGDTGGTVAVRMPAHRLALELLEETGPLAVSSANLTGQAAAVDVSQAMRMLGESIAVFLDDGPSSTGVPSTIIDATGIAHGGGGRVRVLREGVIDRAALRAVLGEVLEPDPSEAA